TCGCCTCTGCCGTATTGGAGAAGCCCGCCCCGGACTTTGTTAGCAGGTTAAGGCCCGCCAGGGCGTTTAAAAGCACTTCCAGGGCTCTGGGGTCCGCGTCCATATGGGAAGCAAGCTTGGGCGCGGACAGGGTTTTATCTTTTAAGAAGGAAAACACTTCCAGCTTAACGCCGGCGTGCAAGGTGCAGGTTTTCCAATAATAGCCGGATAGTTGAAGCAAACTGCCGGGATTCCATTGGGTCGATTCCATGCTTTGCGCCTCCTTTTTTTCTTTTTAAGATAACCTGGCATGGCGCTTCCCGCAATGGGGGAGCAAAAAAATCATCTTTTGAACGCTTGCAAAGCGCTAACAATTCTGTTAGGAATTGGCAATCAACTATTTGAATTCATTCTTAACAGACTGCGATTTTTCTATCGGCATTCTACCCGGTTCATCGGTTAATGAAAAAGTTTCTGTTTTTAGTCAATCCGATATCAGGCAGCAGCCCCGGGACCATTGTAGCCTCCCGGATCGCTCATGCGTTAAAGGGCCGCGTGCCCTATTCCCAGTACGATATTGTTTTTACGGAAAAAGACATAGCCGCCCAGGCCAGCGCTTTGGCGCCCCATTACGAGGCTGTGATCGGCGCCGGGGGCGACGGCACCTTCGGCGCCCTGGTTCAGGCTGCGGCGCAAACGCCCAATCCGCCGAAAATAGGCGTTATCCCTTTTGGGGTGGGGAACGATTTCGCAAGGTCTCTGGGGGTGCTGGAAGTGCTTAAGCACTGGGGCATTCCCGGCATGATCAACATGTTTCTTGCCGGAAAAACCAAGATGGTGGATGTGCTGCATATCAACGGCGAGCACTTGTTTTCCAGCTATTTGGGAATCGGGAATGATGCGAAAATATCCAACACCTTCAACCATTTTCGGCCCAGGACCCCCAGGTCCGTGGCCGGGCTTCGCATCGGCATCAACAAGGTTTTGTATACGGGCTTCAGCCTGCGTAATCTGGCGTACACAATCCCGTTCGCCTTTGAAATCAGGTACAGAAACTCCAGCGGCAGGGAAACCTGCGTGAACGCTCCCGTGGGCCTGCACGGGATATTAGTGACCAATTCCGCCATTTATGCGGGCGGCGCCAAGGTATCCTCCAGGACGGATCTCTCGGACGGTAAGTTCGAGGTGACTGTCATCAAGGACATTCGCCATTGGTGGGCCATGCATTTGACGCGATTTTTTAAAATGCCTCTGGACGAACTTTCGCCCATGGTGTACCAAATATCCACGGACTGGCTGAAAATCAGTCTGAACGGAGAAACCTTCTTCCAGATCGACGGGGAGGAGCCCGGGCCTGAAATAACCGAAGCAAAAAGCCTGGAAGTCAAGGTTTCTCACCAAATGGAAATGTTTAGGCCTTAGGAAAGGAGAAGTTCAACCAGCACTGAAAATCCAACCATAATCAAAAATCGCCAACCACAATAGACGCAAAACCAAGGGGGGGAATAATGTTTAAAATGTGGAAGCGCATCTGTATTGCTTTTCTCTGTCTAATCTTACTTGCACCCGCTGCGGGCCTTGCCAAAGACTACGGCGACAAGGACTCCGCAAAAGTCATTTGGAAAACCGCTACTATGGCGCCCAAGGGCATTGGGTATTCCCAATTGTTCGAGGAAATTCTGCTGCCTGAAATCGAAGCCCAAACCAAGGGAGATTTGTACCTTAAGATCTACTGGGGCGGCGTCATGGGGGACGACAAGCAAATCCTGAAAAAAATGCGCATCGACCAGTTGCAGGGCGCAGGACTTTCGGGCCAGGGCACCTTTGAACTATCCAACGAGATTGCTGTTCTGGGTTTGCCCTTTATGTTCAACAACTACGAGGAAATCGATTACGTTAAAACCAAGATGATCGATACCTTTGATGCAGTCGTGCGGGATGAGTCAGGATTCAAGGTGCTCCAGTGGCTGGACCAGGATTTCGACCAGATTTACTCCAGTAAATATCCCATGGATCATTGCGAGAACTTCAGCAAGGTCCGATTCATCACCTGGTACGGAAACCTGGAAGGAAGGGTCCTGGAAAAGCTGGGCGCCAGCCCCATCCCCATCGACGTGGCGGAAATACCCTCCACGGTCCGGTCCGGGGCCGGAGAAGCGCTCATAGCCCCTTCCATTTGGATTGCGGCCACCCAGTTGTACAACTCGTTCGAATACGTCAATTCCGCAAAAATCCGGTACACTCCGGCCTTTGTGGTGGTAACTGAACGCGCTTGGAATCAGGTTCCTCCGGAGCACGTAAAAGCGGTGGCGAAGATGCGGGTTCCGCTCTCCCAGACCTTTTGCGAACACTCACGCCTGGAGTCGGAAAAATATCTGAAAGCCATCATGAGCCGGGGCATTAAATGCGCCCAGCCCTGCAAGGAGGAAATGGAGCTTTTGAAGGCCAAAACCATCCCCTTGTGGGAAGAGCTTGCAGGCGATTTGTACTCCCAGGAAATCCTGGACGAACTGCTGGCCCATTTGCAGGAATTCCGCAACATGCAAAAGGGGGGATGATGAACAGCGGCGGTGCAAGTCAAACGCCATCCCGCCTTTGTTGAAAAATTGCGGCCGCACGATTGATCGTAATACATAGGCCTGCTTTGGGTGAACACGCCCAGGGCAGGCCTTTCTTTTAAAAATAGTGTAAAACATTTGTCAGGATGGGCCTTGGGCTTTTCAGAAAAGATCTTGTTTGTTAAAGTGGTATTTTGGTAAGGTTTTTGCTTAGAGTGTACTCAAACGGATCGGACTTTCGCACCCAACCAAAATACGCGGAAAAGGCCATGCTATCTGAAATAAAACATCTTGAAGGACGCTTTCCCGGCATGCACCGGAACAACCAGGGGCGGCACGTGAAAACCGTGGACAAATACAAGATCTACGGGGCGTCTCTGGATTTCAGGGAATTGTGCGGCCGTTTGCTCAGGCCGGAGACCAGGTATCTTGTTTTGGACCTGGACGGCACCTTTCATAAAGGACTCAACCCCGGCGTCATGCTGGGCTTTGAATTGTGCGCCTACCAGGCTTACGGCCTGGATTATATGGAAACGATGGACGATAAAAATCGTCTTGGCTCCATCGTCCTGAACTGGAAGGATCAGGCCGCCCAAAGCCGGTACGCCAAAAAAGGGGCCAAAAGATGGCTGTTGCCCGGAGTTTTGTATTATTCCCTGGCCCGGGTGGGGTGGAAAGTATCGCCGCTGAGAAAGACCATCCGCCAGACTCTGGGGCCCCACGCCATGGACCGGATGCTGGCCCTCATGCGCCTGAGCCTTATGCATCAAATGGCGGGCGTTCCGGCGGAGGACGTGCATAAGCTGGTCAGAAGCCTGTGGAAGCGGCATGCGGACCGTCAGGTCATTGAGCCCGAAGACATCCAATGGCTGAGGGATTCGTTTCCAACCTTAAAAATCATCGTAAGCAGCGCGTCGCCCCGGGCCTTGCTGCAGGTGGTGCAGGAACAATTCCCGGTGCACGACATATTCGCCACGGAAGTGGAAACCATCAACGGCAAGACCAGTTCGCCCCACTGGATGCATCCGGTGTTCGGAAGCGGCCAGCCCAAACGGATCGCCCCGCCTGCGTCCCTGCGCCAGAACGCCTATTACAACAAGATTAAGTATTTATCTTTGAAATACCCGGACTTTATGGACCCCGGCGTTCATACTGTAGGAATCACGGACACCAAACACGGGGAAGATTATCCCTGGTCGGAATATTTCAAGTGCGTGGCCGACATAAACAGCCCGGACCCGTTTTCGCCTTTGGTATCCACGGCCTCGCCGCTCAAGGAAATCCATTCGGCCAAGATCAAAACCCGCCGGGAAAAGGAAGAGGCCGAGTCGGAGGAAAACTCCCAGCCCTGGGATATGCCTTCCCCCCTGCCCTCTTCGGAGAATTTTGAGTTTTCCAAGCAGGACTTGGAGGATGTCCTGGTCAACGAACTGGCCAAGGCCGAAGCCGCGGCCATCAAGTGCTATGACGCCGCCCCCGGGGTAGTGGAAGACCTGGGCGCCATGGCCGGAGAGGCCTTTGCAATAAACCAGGCTTTGGAGAATATCATTATCGGTTATAACGCCAGCGTAGGCGAAGATCGGGACCTGTATTTCGAAAGGGTGCAGGAGGCCCTTAAGCAGACCTACCGTCTTAACCGGCACTTGAACTCCCGCATGAATCCCGTGTCCAAAAGGTGGTCCGAGATCGAAAAAATCATGGAGTCCGCCCGTTCCAAAATCCATAAGAAAGCCGGGCGCTCCCTGGAAGATCAGCCGCCTCCGCCTTATTTGGAGGACCAGCTTATCTTTTCGGAAAAGACTCTGCCCGGAGGCTGATAAATAGAGGCTGCCGCAGCGGCCCGGCCTGGCATCTCATTCCCCTCCGTTATTCCACGTTGGGCGGAGGGGGCGGCGGAGAAGCAGGGGGCAAGGGCGGCGGCGCCATATTCTTATAATATACTTCTTTCCGTTTTTTCAGCTTAAAATAGGCGTAGACCGAGTAGCAAAAA
The sequence above is drawn from the Desulfatibacillum aliphaticivorans DSM 15576 genome and encodes:
- a CDS encoding diacylglycerol/lipid kinase family protein, with amino-acid sequence MKKFLFLVNPISGSSPGTIVASRIAHALKGRVPYSQYDIVFTEKDIAAQASALAPHYEAVIGAGGDGTFGALVQAAAQTPNPPKIGVIPFGVGNDFARSLGVLEVLKHWGIPGMINMFLAGKTKMVDVLHINGEHLFSSYLGIGNDAKISNTFNHFRPRTPRSVAGLRIGINKVLYTGFSLRNLAYTIPFAFEIRYRNSSGRETCVNAPVGLHGILVTNSAIYAGGAKVSSRTDLSDGKFEVTVIKDIRHWWAMHLTRFFKMPLDELSPMVYQISTDWLKISLNGETFFQIDGEEPGPEITEAKSLEVKVSHQMEMFRP
- the dctP gene encoding TRAP transporter substrate-binding protein DctP translates to MFKMWKRICIAFLCLILLAPAAGLAKDYGDKDSAKVIWKTATMAPKGIGYSQLFEEILLPEIEAQTKGDLYLKIYWGGVMGDDKQILKKMRIDQLQGAGLSGQGTFELSNEIAVLGLPFMFNNYEEIDYVKTKMIDTFDAVVRDESGFKVLQWLDQDFDQIYSSKYPMDHCENFSKVRFITWYGNLEGRVLEKLGASPIPIDVAEIPSTVRSGAGEALIAPSIWIAATQLYNSFEYVNSAKIRYTPAFVVVTERAWNQVPPEHVKAVAKMRVPLSQTFCEHSRLESEKYLKAIMSRGIKCAQPCKEEMELLKAKTIPLWEELAGDLYSQEILDELLAHLQEFRNMQKGG
- a CDS encoding haloacid dehalogenase-like hydrolase, whose product is MLSEIKHLEGRFPGMHRNNQGRHVKTVDKYKIYGASLDFRELCGRLLRPETRYLVLDLDGTFHKGLNPGVMLGFELCAYQAYGLDYMETMDDKNRLGSIVLNWKDQAAQSRYAKKGAKRWLLPGVLYYSLARVGWKVSPLRKTIRQTLGPHAMDRMLALMRLSLMHQMAGVPAEDVHKLVRSLWKRHADRQVIEPEDIQWLRDSFPTLKIIVSSASPRALLQVVQEQFPVHDIFATEVETINGKTSSPHWMHPVFGSGQPKRIAPPASLRQNAYYNKIKYLSLKYPDFMDPGVHTVGITDTKHGEDYPWSEYFKCVADINSPDPFSPLVSTASPLKEIHSAKIKTRREKEEAESEENSQPWDMPSPLPSSENFEFSKQDLEDVLVNELAKAEAAAIKCYDAAPGVVEDLGAMAGEAFAINQALENIIIGYNASVGEDRDLYFERVQEALKQTYRLNRHLNSRMNPVSKRWSEIEKIMESARSKIHKKAGRSLEDQPPPPYLEDQLIFSEKTLPGG